The sequence CGAAGCCCCGTCCATTTCATTTTCGACCACCGTAGTTTGGCAAAACGTCGCGATCACCGGATTTCGAGGGACTTGGCTGCGGCGCTGGCATTTTGGGAACGTGCACCGCCGGGCTCGATGATGGAGCCACCACCGCGGGCATAGCCGACTCGCTCGCGGAAGGAGCCGGCGCAGCCGACGGTGGATGCGTCGGAACCGGCGCTGCCACGGCCGACGCAACGGCCGGTGGCTGCGGCGCGCGCGAAGTTCCATGCAAATACAGCGCAACCACGACACCTCCACAAGCACCGGCGATGACATACGGCGCCCAACGCCGTGCAGCCGATGGCCGCTTGCCCGATCGGCTCTTGGCCCACGTTTCATGCGTTTTCGCAAGTGGCTGCGCGTCTACGTCGCTTGCGGGAGGCGTCGGGGCCTTTTGCGACGGCAGCGTCTTGGAAGACTGCGCCGATCCCACGCTCTTTTCCCCCTCTCCACGGAGCATCACATCGTGATGCGTCGTTGGAGATGGGGCTAGGGGGTGAGGTGCGAGAGCGCTTCGATCCGTGCTCATGTTGGCGCTCTTGGAAGTTGGGTTTGAAGCGCTACGCTCCGAAGGCGCCACGACCGTTCGGTCGAGCGCTTCCAAGAGAGCCGTTCCGCGCTTCGTCGGCATCGTCACGTGGCAATTGGCCGCAATGCGATCCAGGAGCACCTGGCATCGCGCCGGAGCAAACGGTGCGAGCGCCACGGCCAGCTCGAACGTGTTCTGGTATCGATCCGCCGGCTGCCGCTGAAGGCACTTCAATATCGCATTTCCGAGCGCCACGGGAATGTCGGGCCGCGCGGTGGACGGCGATTCGGCATCGTTGTCCATGATCATCATGACCAATTCGGCCAAGTTGTCCGCTTCGAACGGGGGTTTTCCCGTGAGCGCCTGATAAAGCGCCGCGCCAAGCGACCATATATCGCTGCGAACATCGGCCCTTCGCGCAGATTCGAACTGCTCGGGCGACATGTAATCCGGTGACCCCATCATCGCGCCGGTCTCCGTGAGCCCTTTTTCATCGAGCGATCCGGCTTCGGCCTTTTTTTTCGCAAT is a genomic window of Polyangiaceae bacterium containing:
- a CDS encoding serine/threonine protein kinase; translation: MTLHPDLPIHPGDVLFGKYRIERILGAGGMGAVVEATHLGLERRVAMKFMLPEVADHAANLERFMHEARAASKLHSEHIPKVLDFGTIEQSIPNTQSVPYLVMELLEGQDLERMIRDASPLDIAEVCEVGIQACEALSEAHGLGIVHRDIKPANMFITRRADGSPCTKVLDFGIAKKKAEAGSLDEKGLTETGAMMGSPDYMSPEQFESARRADVRSDIWSLGAALYQALTGKPPFEADNLAELVMMIMDNDAESPSTARPDIPVALGNAILKCLQRQPADRYQNTFELAVALAPFAPARCQVLLDRIAANCHVTMPTKRGTALLEALDRTVVAPSERSASNPTSKSANMSTDRSALAPHPLAPSPTTHHDVMLRGEGEKSVGSAQSSKTLPSQKAPTPPASDVDAQPLAKTHETWAKSRSGKRPSAARRWAPYVIAGACGGVVVALYLHGTSRAPQPPAVASAVAAPVPTHPPSAAPAPSASESAMPAVVAPSSSPAVHVPKMPAPQPSPSKSGDRDVLPNYGGRK